AAGATATGATAGTGGATAGTAATAACAAAATAATGATAAATCAAATAGAAAAATTAAGTATTAGAGTAATGAAGATTTCAAATAAAAATAATGAAAATTGTTTGGTTATAAAAACAAAAGATAAAAAAGAGTATGTATTTAGATTAAATATTAATAATAAATACAAGTTTATAAAGCAAATTTCTATGCTTACTGGATTAAATGTAATAATAGAAGAATAGAGGGAAAATGATAGAATTTTTTATAGCAAAAAGACACATATTTGAAAGAAAATTTCAATCTATAGTATCTATCCTTGGTATCGCAATTGCTTTAACAGTATTTGTTGTTTCACTTGCAATTTCGAATGGACTTAAAAATAATATGTTAAATTCTATACTTTCACTTTCTCCACATATAAGTGTTGATATTTATCCAAAATACCAAGAAGATTATGAAAGTATTACAAAAGAATTTGATAAATATAATTTTAAAAATATTAATCATAGAATCCAATCTCAAGGTTTAGTTAGTGTAAATGGTTTATCTACATCTACTTTAATTATTGGTACTAACCTTGATAATTTAGATATAAATATAATTGAAGGAAAAATTGAAAATGAAGATTTAACCTCTGTTTTAGTAGGAAATGAATTTATAAAAAAAACAGGAACTATGGTAGGGGATGAAATTACTGTAGTTACATCTGAAATGAGAGAAATAAAATCAAAAATTTCAGGTATATTTAAAACAGGTTTTTATAATTATGATTCAGATTTACTTTTATTTCCAATTGAGACACTTCAATTATTAGAAGAAAGAGGAGAGGTTGTATCTAGTATATCTATTTTAGTAAACAATCCCACTAAAACAGATCAGTTAGACAATTTAGTAAGAGATATAAACGAAAAATATGGAGATAAGGTATTTGCTAGAAGTTGGAGTATGGATAACCAAAGTTTATTGAGTGCAATTAATTTTGAAAAATTTGTTTTAATCTCTATACTTAGCTTAATTATTTTGATAGCATCATTTGCTATTTCAGTAATTTTAAATATGATTGTTAGAGAAAAAATTACAGATATAGGTATTTTAAAAGCAATGGGATATAAAAATAGAAATATTTTAAAAATTTTCTTATTTGAAGGATTAATTATAGGCATAACAGGAATGATTTTATCAGTTATTCTTTCACCAATATTAATTATTATTCTAAAAATGATATTTAAATATTATGTTACATCTACATATTATTTAGATACTTTACCTATCAGTATTAGTATTTTTGAAATGATAATAATATATTTAATATCTTTCCTTTTAATACTTGCTTCAACAATTATGCCTTCAATTAAGGCATCAAAAATGAATCCAACGGAAGCAATTAAATATAATAATTAGGTGATAAAATGTTAGAGTTAAAAAAAGTAAACAAAACATATACAACTAAAGCAGAAAAAATTGAAGTTTTAAAAGATATAGATTTTAGATTTGAAAAAGGGGATTTTATATCAATACAAGGTAAATCGGGTAGTGGTAAAACTACACTATTAAATATATTAGGTTTACTTGATAGAGTAACAGGTGGCGATGTATTTATAGATAATATTAATATCAAAGATAATGATTTAACTGAATTAAGAAAACAAAAAATTGGTTTTGTATTTCAATTTCACTATCTATTAAATGAATTTACTGCACTTGAAAATGTTACAATACCTGCCTTAGTAAATAGCAAAAAATCTAAGAAAGAGATTGAAGAAAAAGCTATTAATTTATTAAAAGAAGTAGGGCTTGAACATAGAATTAATCATAAACCTCAAGAGTTATCTGGTGGTGAAAAACAAAGAGTTGCAATTGCAAGAGCACTAATTAATGATCCTGAAATAATACTTGCAGATGAGCCTACAGGAAATTTAGACTATGAAACAAGTAATATGATTAATGAATTATTTGTAAAAATTAATAAAATGGGTCAAGGAATAATAATTGTTACTCATAGTATTGAACTTGCTAATTTAGCCAAAGTAAAATATAAGATAGAAAATGGTAAATTAAAACAAATTTAAACTTGAAAAAAAAGATTTTGATGGTATAATATAGTAAGGAAGCAATGAAGGGAAGTGCTAATTATGAAAATTATTATTAGTGGAAAACAATTAGAAATGACAGAACCTATTAAGGAATACGTTGAAAGTAAAGTTTCTAAAATTACAAAATATTTAGAAAATATAACTGAAACTAATGTTACTTTAACTGTTGAACCAACTAAGTCTGAAGGAAAAGTTTATAAGGCTATAGCTACGGTTTATGCTCCTAATAAAACTATTAGACTTGAAGAAAGTGATTCAGATTTATATGCTGCAATAGATAATTTATCTTCAGGTTTAGAAAGACAAGTTAGAAAATATAAAGAAAAAATGAAAGATAGAGGTGAATAAAAAATGAGAGCTTTAGCTCTCATTTTATTTAAAATAAAGCTTGACATTAATGTTAAATAATGGTACTATATTAATATAAATTGTAATCATTACAAATTTAAAATAAAATCAGGAGGAATAAAGATGAATAAAACAATCGATGCATTAAATGTATATTTAGCAGACTTAAATGTATTCTATAGAAAGGTTCAAAACTATCACTGGAATGTAGTAGGACAAGGATTCTTTACAGTACATGCAAAATTAGAAGAAATATATGATGGAGTTAATGAAAAAATAGATGTAATAGCTGAAAGAATTTTAGCTATAGGTGGAAGACCATATGGAAATATGAAAAAATATTTAGAAATTACTTCAATTAAAGAAGCTAATGATGAAGATATTTCAGTAAAAGATTTATTAACAGTATTAATTTTTGATACAGAAAATTTATTAGCACAAGTTAGAAATTTAAAAGAAATCACTGATGAAGAAAAAGACTTTGGTACAAGTGCTGAACTTGATAACCATATTACTGAATATGAAAAATTACTTTGGATGTTTAAAGCATATATAAAATAATGTTTGAAAGCTAGATAAAATCTAGCTTTTTTATTTTATAGCGTACTAAAAAAGTACTAAAAATTTTAAAAATGATAAAAAATTTATCTTTTACTTTAAATTGTCTAAAATATTTATAGCCTTATCATTTTCTTTTTTTTCTTTATATAAATGTGTATAGATTTGTAATGTGATATTACTGTTGCTATGTCCTAGTCTATTTGATACACTTGCAATGTCTAAGCCTTTATTGATTAATAAGCTAGTGTGTGAGTGTCTAAAGCCGTGTAATGTAATATGCGGTAGGTTATATTCAATTATAATTCTTTTTAAACATAAACTGTAATTTTCTCTTGTTGCAAATATATTAAAATTATCAATTTTAGGTAAATTGTCAGTATAAGACTTTAATAGTTCTATTATGTTTTGTGGTAATGTTATTTGTCTATAACTAGCGTTATTTTTAGGAGTATTTGAAAATGTACTTGATATTCTAGTCTTATTAATGTTTATAGTGTTGTTGTTATAGTCTATATCTTGTAATGTTAGTCCTGATATTTCGCCCGGTCTTGCCCCACTATAAAACAATAAATTAAAATAAGCCCTTGTTTTAATATCATAATGTTTTTTCAGTATATTATCAAAGTTTTTAAAATCTTCATAAGTCCATATATCTTTTATTTTCTTATCTTTTTTAAAATTAAATTTAATACCTAACAATACATTGTCTTTTAAATGGAAATAAGTACAAGCATAATCAAAAACTTGTCCTAGAAATTCATATACTTGTTTTTGTCTTATAGGTCTATCATTATAAGTGTCTATAAAATTATATATGCTTTTTTTAGTTATATCATTTATAACAATATTATTGAAATGTTCCATTACTTGCTTAGCAATAATATTGTATTGTTTTTTAGTATTGTATTTTAAATTGTCTTTAGTTTTTAAAAATTCAGTAATTAAAGTTGAAATACCTATATTTTCAGTTCCATTGTGTAAAGCTAAATAATCATTTATAAAGTCTTGTGCCTCTTTTTTAGTATTAAAGCCTTGTCTTTTGATTTGTTTATTATTGCCTTTATGGTCTTTACAATTGAATTTAACAAGCCATTTGCCATTGTCCATTTTTTTATAATGTGCCATACATACCACCTCTTTTTACTTTAATATTCTTGTAAAATATGGTATAATAAGTTGAGTGTAAAACATTATACCATTTATGTTTTTTATGATATTTTGTGTGAAAAATTAAAGCTAGTTTGAAGGACTAGCTTTTTTGTTGTTTATATATTTATTCTATTTCTAATATTTTGTTAAAAAACTTTTCAAATGCTATTTTTAACTGTAACAAATCTTCTTTGTCTAAACTAAACTTTTTTTTAGATATAATCTTTGTCTTGTCTATTTCTCGAATTTTTCTTAACTTAATAAAAGCATATTCATATTTTGGGTGTTTTTGATATTTTTTATTATCTATAGTAAAGCCCCCTCTATACTTTTTACCTATTTTTTTACTTGTTATGGGTGCTATCAATAAAGTATTATCTTTTTTATTTATTTCACTTAAAACAAGTCCAAAATGTTTGCCTTTTAAAATTCTTGTTTTTTCATTGTTGTTTGGTAAATCTATTAAATATACTGAAAATAATTCAATCATTTTTACTTTACTCCTTAAAAAAAATTAAGCATACCAAATGATATGCTTGCGTCCGTCCTTAACGAATAAGGCTTATAATCTTTTTTTTAACCGTCCTTAACGAATAAGGCTTAATTTAATATATCATTTTTTGTAATTTTTGTCAATAAAATTTTACTTTTAAGGTAATTTTTGTTTATTAAAAGTATATGTTTTAGCATACACCTCTATTTTCAATTTATAGCCTATTCTAGCCACTTTAGGCCCTTAGCCTTATAATGTGTTATCTTATACCGATATTGTTTAAAACAGCCTATCATTTGGAGTTGTTATTTGATTTACTATCTAAAAATTCTATAAAGTCGTTTGCTTTCTCGAGATTATCAACGTTTAAATTGACTAACATTTTAAGTATTAGAGTAAATAGCTTACGTTTTTCTATATTATTTAAATGTTTCATATTTTCTTCTATTATTGTTATTATTTCTAATTTAAAGTTTGCGTCTTCGTCAATTTTAAAATCATAAAATTTTGCCTGTGATGTTCTTACTTTAAATGAAGTAACTAAATCTTGTAACTGATAATTCCATTTTTTTGTATTTGATTCAATTTCTTTAGTTGGTTCAATTAATAAAAAAAGCGGTACATTTAAACTTTTTGACAGTTTTTGTAGTTGTTTCATTGGAATATTTTTTATTTTACCTGTTTCATACCTTGATATATTAGCCTCAGTAGTTCCTATCATATCCGCTAATTCTTTCATTGTAATTTTTTGAGATTTTCTTAATTCTCTAAGTTTTTCACCAATATCTTTCATATTTTGCACCACCTCTACCTTGATTATAACACTTTATTTTTTACGTGTAAAGTAAGAAATGAACTTAAAATATAAAATTTTAGTAATATTTTTTTAAAAACTTACTTGACAATTAAGTTGATATATTGTAAACTTACATCATGAGTAAGTTGAAAAGTGAGGTGTAAGCAATGAAAAAAAATACAAATATAGCAAATGTAGGTTTAAATTTAATGTATTTTAGAAAAGTTAAAGGACTAAGTATAAACGATGTAGCTAGTAAGTTGAATATGAACTCAATAGCATATGCTAAGTATGAAAAGGGTACAGTAAATATACCTTTAAATAAATTGATAGCTATATGCAAAATTTTAGACTTAGATTTAATATTACAAGCTAACCAATAAAGGAAGATAAAAAATGAAAAAACTAAAAAAGCTAATTGCAAATATTAGAAAAAGTAACAGTATGGAACAACTGAAAGAGTTGGAACATATAAGGGTAAAGCTATGTAAGAATATTTTTAGAAAGTGAGGTATGAAAGATGTTAAAGAAAACATTAAAGATACTAGAAATATTAAAATATTTTGTGTTTTTAGGTCTAATGAATTATGTATCTATTGAAGATATACAAGGAATTAAAACAACTATATTAATGTTTATTTTAGTTGTAGGTTTAGAAATGGTAGCAAGGGTTGAGTGTAAAGATTTTGAAATATAGGAAAGTTAAGGAGTGATTAGAAAATGAAAGAAACAATAAAAGAAATTGATAAACAATTTGAAACATTATTTGATAAACATAAAAAATTCTTTTCTTTTATAGATGTGTGTAGTGACAGTTTTGAAATTAATGGTAATTTAAAAAATGATTTTTATTTATGGGGCATTATAGAAGATTTTATACAAGAAGAAAATAAAATAATTGAAGAATTAGATGTATTAATAACTAAATTAAAAGTAAACAATATAGAGGAGTGATACCAATGGAAAGTAAGGAACAGTTAAAATTAAAAAAAGAAATATTTGACAAAGCATATGATAATAGCAGTAAGCTTGTATCATTTATTAATTTAATAGATAAGGCCCACAAAGATACTGACGGGGTAAAATTAGATTTTAATATATTTGATATGGTAATGTATTTGGTCAAGAATATAGATAATGATTTGACTAAGCTAGAAACTATGATGTAATTTAGGGCCTTGTAGATAGGTAAAAATTTAAAATATAAGATAGGAGAAGATAAACGATGTTAAATTTAAAGATTAGAGAAAATAGAAAAATGGAGAAATGGGAAATTGAAAAGATAATATATGAGCTTGTGGAAATAAAAGATAAAATTTTATATCTAAATACAATAGTAGAAACTACAACAGGGACTACTTTAGATAAAGGTACGATCATAACTTTATTCAATGATTTTTTTGAGGAATATAAGACACAATTACATAATTTATTTTTACTATTAGATAGTAAAGAGCTTGATAACTTTAAAAATAATATAATACCTGCAATAAAAAAAGATAGCAATATAACTGATGTAGAACTTGAAGAATTAGAAAAAATGGTAAGTTATTATGAATTAAAGCCTTTATATTATGGGGACGGACAAAATGGAGGTTATGAATTAGTGTATAGTTTATTTGATTTTAATAGATTTTATACTTTAGGGCCTAAATTAGCCAATTTTATGTGGGAGCTAGCCAATGAGATATTAGAGCTAATAACTGAATTAGAAAAAGAAAATAATTAAACAGGAGGGATTAAGATGTTAAATAATAGAAAAATGAAAATACAAAGATTAGAAAATGAATTAAAAGAATTAAAAAAGGAATTAGGGGAACTTATAAAAAATCAAATAGAATTACCTATAAGACTTGATATAAATGGAACTGATGGACTAAAAGAGGAGATACCAAGATTAAAACAAGAATATTTAAAAGGTAATATTGATATAGATACATTTATTGAATTGGTAGGAACTAAATATACAACAATAGGATTTGACTTAGGACAACAAGAAACATTAACCATATGTGAATATGAAAGTGATATAGAATTAAAAGAAAAAGAATTAAAATTCTTGAAATATAAAACAAATAATAAGAGAGTTGGTAAAAATGAAAAACATTAAATTTGATAAACAGGTTGCAAAAATGTTATATGAACTATATTTTATTATAGGCATTAGATACATAGAGGACGAGAACGGAGAAATGCACGAACTACAAGGCGATGTAATACTAAAAAAATACAATAAATATTATGGGAATTAAAAAAGGAGATGTTAAAAATGCTAGATAGTATTGATATTAATTATTGTGAAAAAGATAAAATAATTGGGTATGAGTTTATAACAAGCTTTTTAGGTTGTAGCCCTGCGACTGCTTGTAAATATATTAAGAAAGCCAATGAATTAGCTAAAAATGAGGGAATAGAACTTTTTATAAAAGGAAAAACAACCTTAAGATACTTTTACCGTGTATGTGGAATAGCAACTAAGGTTGTTTAGATAATTGATTATAGATAAGTGAGAGTAAGGCCCTCACTCATCTATATTATAACATGGAAATGTAAAAAACGCTAGTAAAGGAAAACATATGAATAATTTGGAGGAATAAAAAATGAATAAAAAGATAAGTAAGGAGTAAGGGAATAAATGAGTATGAAATATATTAGATTAAAAGAAGATAAAAGCCCATACAGTAATTACAACAATACTACTGAAGATTTAAAGGTAGTAGAAAAGTGGGACAATGTAGGTATGATGTTACCTGAAAATATAGTTGTAGTAGATTTTGACAGTAGGGAAGATATAGCACAAGATATATTAAATAAGTCAAATGATAAGCCTAGAGCGATTAAAACTGATAGGGGTATACATTTATACTACAAGATACCTGAGGCCCTCAAAATCAAAAATAACAGCAAAGTTTTAACAGTCTTAGGTTGTGATGTGGACTATAAGACAGGACAAGATAAGAAAAAGCAATATATTATTATTAAAAGGTATGGAAAAGATAGGGAAATATTAAGTAATACATCACTTGAAGATTTACCTAATATACCACTTGAATTAATGCCTTTATCATTTAAAGACAGTGTTAACCTTGTTAATTTAAACGAGGGTTCTAGAAATGATAGCTTATTTAAACATTTAGCTAATGCTAGAAATAGATATAAAAAATTAAATGATAAAGATGTACTGCGACAACTAGCACTTGTTATAAATAATTATATGGTAGAACCTTTAGAACATAAAGAATTAGAAAACATTGTAGAAAGTGTAATGAAATATGATGTTAATTATAGTTATCAAGACAACGAACAATTTTATAATACCTTAAAAAATGGTAGTAAAAAGATAAATATATTTAAACTAAGTGATTATTTACAAAGTACATTAAATTTAACAATATTCAATGGTAATATGTTTTTTAAATTAAATGACAAATATACTGAGGATGTAGGAACTTTATATACTTTTATTTCTAAAGATATGCACTTAAATTTAACAAAAAAGGAAGATGTAGAACTTATACATCAATTATCTAAAACTCATAATACCTTAGACTTAA
This window of the Streptobacillus canis genome carries:
- the hpf gene encoding ribosome hibernation-promoting factor, HPF/YfiA family, whose amino-acid sequence is MKIIISGKQLEMTEPIKEYVESKVSKITKYLENITETNVTLTVEPTKSEGKVYKAIATVYAPNKTIRLEESDSDLYAAIDNLSSGLERQVRKYKEKMKDRGE
- a CDS encoding type II toxin-antitoxin system PemK/MazF family toxin; translated protein: MIELFSVYLIDLPNNNEKTRILKGKHFGLVLSEINKKDNTLLIAPITSKKIGKKYRGGFTIDNKKYQKHPKYEYAFIKLRKIREIDKTKIISKKKFSLDKEDLLQLKIAFEKFFNKILEIE
- a CDS encoding ABC transporter permease, which gives rise to MIEFFIAKRHIFERKFQSIVSILGIAIALTVFVVSLAISNGLKNNMLNSILSLSPHISVDIYPKYQEDYESITKEFDKYNFKNINHRIQSQGLVSVNGLSTSTLIIGTNLDNLDINIIEGKIENEDLTSVLVGNEFIKKTGTMVGDEITVVTSEMREIKSKISGIFKTGFYNYDSDLLLFPIETLQLLEERGEVVSSISILVNNPTKTDQLDNLVRDINEKYGDKVFARSWSMDNQSLLSAINFEKFVLISILSLIILIASFAISVILNMIVREKITDIGILKAMGYKNRNILKIFLFEGLIIGITGMILSVILSPILIIILKMIFKYYVTSTYYLDTLPISISIFEMIIIYLISFLLILASTIMPSIKASKMNPTEAIKYNN
- a CDS encoding helix-turn-helix domain-containing protein — its product is MKKNTNIANVGLNLMYFRKVKGLSINDVASKLNMNSIAYAKYEKGTVNIPLNKLIAICKILDLDLILQANQ
- a CDS encoding ABC transporter ATP-binding protein, translating into MLELKKVNKTYTTKAEKIEVLKDIDFRFEKGDFISIQGKSGSGKTTLLNILGLLDRVTGGDVFIDNINIKDNDLTELRKQKIGFVFQFHYLLNEFTALENVTIPALVNSKKSKKEIEEKAINLLKEVGLEHRINHKPQELSGGEKQRVAIARALINDPEIILADEPTGNLDYETSNMINELFVKINKMGQGIIIVTHSIELANLAKVKYKIENGKLKQI
- a CDS encoding Dps family protein, which gives rise to MNKTIDALNVYLADLNVFYRKVQNYHWNVVGQGFFTVHAKLEEIYDGVNEKIDVIAERILAIGGRPYGNMKKYLEITSIKEANDEDISVKDLLTVLIFDTENLLAQVRNLKEITDEEKDFGTSAELDNHITEYEKLLWMFKAYIK
- a CDS encoding helix-turn-helix domain-containing protein, with protein sequence MKDIGEKLRELRKSQKITMKELADMIGTTEANISRYETGKIKNIPMKQLQKLSKSLNVPLFLLIEPTKEIESNTKKWNYQLQDLVTSFKVRTSQAKFYDFKIDEDANFKLEIITIIEENMKHLNNIEKRKLFTLILKMLVNLNVDNLEKANDFIEFLDSKSNNNSK
- a CDS encoding tyrosine-type recombinase/integrase — encoded protein: MAHYKKMDNGKWLVKFNCKDHKGNNKQIKRQGFNTKKEAQDFINDYLALHNGTENIGISTLITEFLKTKDNLKYNTKKQYNIIAKQVMEHFNNIVINDITKKSIYNFIDTYNDRPIRQKQVYEFLGQVFDYACTYFHLKDNVLLGIKFNFKKDKKIKDIWTYEDFKNFDNILKKHYDIKTRAYFNLLFYSGARPGEISGLTLQDIDYNNNTININKTRISSTFSNTPKNNASYRQITLPQNIIELLKSYTDNLPKIDNFNIFATRENYSLCLKRIIIEYNLPHITLHGFRHSHTSLLINKGLDIASVSNRLGHSNSNITLQIYTHLYKEKKENDKAINILDNLK